DNA from Brassica napus cultivar Da-Ae chromosome C4, Da-Ae, whole genome shotgun sequence:
aaataaacattttatgGTATTGTTTACCTGGACACCAACAAGATATATGAATGATTTGTCAGAGAAGTGAGCGCCAAATACATTGAACCTCTTAGAAACAGGAATGTCCAAGTAGAAGGGTACAAAGTAAGCAAATACGAGGGCGTATGGACCAGATGTCAGTAGGTTTGCTGTAGTATctacaaacaaaataaacagaTACTTTTATATGCCCGCAGCTGCTTATAaagaaaaccaagaaaaacAGCTCTTGATAATGTAACTCATGGACCAGTAGAAGTGTTTGTAAGACATCTTCAACAGTGTGAGAGTGAAGGATAGAGCAAGACAGAGTTTGACACCAACAATAGATCATTATGGGTCTTAATCATCCCTAGATACATTGGTGATTGGCGAGACTAGTAACCAGGCTAATGTAAAGCTTAATTAATAACTATATTCCCTTACAGTTGTCTACACTATTGTAAAGTAGGAGTACTATTTTGAAGATTGAAAGATACACATACCTTTAAACAGAGAGAGCACAATGCTCTGTAGAATTAGTGATACAAAAACtcagagaagaagatgaaaacctgCAGAACGAGTACTACTTTGGGTCTTGTAAGCATAATAGTAGGATTTCAATCGTTAAGAAACTAAAAGCAATCATCTTTCTAGTTACCAGGATAAGGGACAGAAAATGTCAAGACAAAGTAAATCTACAATGAAGAAAAAACTGAGCTGAACTATCCCCTTACCGAGTGCTTATTTGAACCAATCTGTATCTCAAAGACTCGGAAGTAGCGAAATTCGATTTGATTAGCTTCCATATCCGAAACTTGTCAAAAATATCCTACAAATGACATAGGCAGAagacaatcatttttttttttcattacagTTAACCAGCCtttcacaaaaaaaaggaagagacttTCATAAGAGTTACTCTAcagcagtgtttttaaaaccggaccgacccGATGGTCGGACCGGGTTCGACCGTGAACCGGTTATATAGCCGGGTTGGTCTAGtaattggttcgaccatgaaccggcCACATAGCCGGATTATATTTCAAAgttattaaaccaataaaaaccactaaaactatcgaaaatctataaaccattcatataaacaagaaactaatttatatttataatattttatgttcaaaattgatttatattttagctatgcatcatgtttactaatattacttttatatttacatactaaaaaaatattaaaccatattATTGAACCAGGTTTGACCCGGTTgaaccatattgaaccgtgacccaaaatatttccggttcagcttccggtccggttttaaaaacactgctcTACAGAGACACTCAAAAACAAGAAGCTTTTAAACAATCAAACATCTTCCAAGGCTATAGACATAACACATGATGATGGTCAGCCTAAATCTGTTTTTAAGTATTCTATCCGTTATCAAGCTATCTAAACATCATGGTGAAGATTTGAAGCCTTAGTCTGCTTAAGCAATCTATCTGATTGAAGCCTAAAAGATTATTGGTCTAGCTGCTCTGCTCCCCTATCAATAAAGCAAGAACCTTTGAAACTAAAGTGGAAACCTAACATAAAACAATGATGGTGAACAATTGGTACCAAGGCAGTATCGAAGGAGAATAACGAATCAGATCCTATAAGAGCTTGAAGACATTTGAAATGACATTCACTACCTGGTAAGACAAACCGAGCTTGGAAGAACCTAAAAGTCAAACAATCGGGAGTGGAGATGATGGATCGAGGGGGTTTTCGTTTCTCTCCAATTCAAACAAACATCACTCAcatgattaaaaaattaaaaagaaattttatacAATGTTTTTTGTATGAAAACTTTATtccttttatttataaaatatatatattttttttttaaaacaaattacacatgttaatttaacgttttattataaatatataaatttgagcCAGATAATTCTCGATAACTCTGAACTAACCCAAATAACCTAGGAtagcattaaaaaaatttatgtcacaaatatagatttcgaggatcaaaatgaccaaaatgtttcattaaaaaggtaaatatacatttatacttaTAGggttaattaatacaaatattagggtttagagttaagggatggagatttgagattgagatttaaaattttataaaataaaaaaataaatattaaaaatatgaaaataaaaattttaaaaatagtttcaaaaagtattttcgaattaaaaaagaaaatttgaaaaaaattaaaaaaaaattgaatttgaaaacatataatctaaaactataaaaaaatatttttttttatttttttatttttttatatatctagggtatttgggtcattttacctattaaatgaaacattttggttattttcctcTTTATGGTATattttgtgatcaaaacttgaaaattatctatttaggagaattgccCCTAAACTAATAtcacttcaatatatatataattattgttaataaatatttttaactatacAAATTTTTTGCTTGTAAATCTTAGCTCTCTAGTTTTAGTGTGATAAACCGGCTTTCTGAACCAGTAGCATGTTTCTGTTTATGTTTTATTCCAGCAaagccatatatatatatagtgcatATGGTTCACCATATATAGCATACAATGAAACATAAATCTCTTCAACATAACATGctgtttatatgtatatttttaatcaattcatatttatatgtgtatatccacaagtatatatatatatgtacatatcaTTCTTTTGTATACTTTGTGCATGTGCTTCTCGTATTTTCCACAAGAAACATCGCTTGTAGCTCGCTCTACACAAACATTGGAAGCAAATGGATTCCATCAAATCTACGTGAAACATATGTTAACTAAGATCCCAAAATTAAGCTAAGATAATGATGGAACTCGAGCTTGATAGACCATTTCCGCATAGGATATATAAGGAAACAATTTCATGATAGCCTTTGAATACTCATAGTctcttcacaaaaaaaaacaagtgtttGGTTCCTTTTAGCCAAGTTATAACTGTAGTCTTGTAGAACAATTTCTGTAAGGtgtttttcattaatataaaaGCCAAGGCCATATCCTCGTGACTATAAAGCAAAAAAACCATACATAACAAAACGTTACGCGATTTTAAAATACACATACAGCATGATaagttttccttcttttttggCCATTCAAGAGACATGGGTGAGACGTACGCATGTAACCAGCTGGGGCGAAGCTAGGAGTTAATTTTAGTGGGTGCATTAATTCACAAAGGACAAAATAAATGGAAAGTTGTGTCGAACCTTGGAAGTCTAGAGGTGCACATTAAGGCTTAAACCATTTTACCTAGCTAGAACTTatataaatgacattttttttgacatcatatAAATGACATATAACGCTGTTAGTATTGATAAAGTTATGGATGCGTGCACCCATAAACCTAACTGTGCATCAGGAGCTGATTTCCTTGCATGGCTAGCCTGAAAAAGTTTATACCAAATAGCAGGTAAGAGGAGAATAGTAGAATATAGCATtcatattcaaaagaaaacatgtTCATTTATTCATGATACTGACCGGTCTATGTATCATGAAGAGAGGGAATATTGTTTGTGTTAAATGAACTGTTATGCAAAACACctacattttatatatttttcttcattaGAGTTTCATACTTTTACTatcttgtttaatttatttattgatttatattgtTACTTAGCGAGACCATGCTTATCGTATTTTCTGCAAGAAACGTCGCTTAATTAATGATATGCAGGGTTTTTATTAAACGgtacaatttttatttcaagaCAATTGATCGGTCAAGCTTTTGAATTGAACATAGACCGAAGAAAATTATTGGGACGGACGGCGGGTTAATGATGTTGCTATGAGCTTGTAACTATTAAAATTAGTGTATGTGGTTCATCATAAGTTAGTCACATGACCATCATCGTTAATCAAGAATCACTGGCCAGTTTTCTACATCTTTTCATAGCAGAGTGCATGATGTGcagttttttcttatatatgtttaataactataaaaatatataaacccaaAAAACCTATAAAAGAATAGATATAATTAAACTCATAAGTTATATTCTCAAATTCGAATTTACGTGCAAGATACATAATACTAAACAGGTGttattggggaaaaaaaaaacagtcgtAATTTTCGTGTACCATAGAGATATGCGCAATtttagcaaagaaaaaaaacaacttataaatgttctttatatatatatatgttcgtGAATGTACAAGTTGAAAAGGCGACAACTACCGTTTACGTGACTGTCGCATTTTCTTCCGTTTTGATCTCATTGCTTATATTGAAAGAATGAAGAGTCCAAGGGGAACGAGGAGAATGTCAAGAGGATTCAGAACTATCGAAAGAAAGTTGAAGACGAGCTTGCTAAAGTTTGTAATGACATCTTGTCTGTCATCGACAAACATCTCATTCCGTCGTCTACTGCTGTGGAGTCCACCGTGTTTTTCTACAAAATGAAAGGAGATTATTACCGATATCTGGCAGAGTTCAGCTCTGGTGCTGAACGCAAGGAAGCTGCAGATCAGTCTATTGAAGCATATAAGGCTGCTGTTGCTGCTGCGGAGACTGGATTGGCACCAACACATCCAGTTAGACTTGGCTTGGCACTGAACTTTTCTGTTTTCTACTATGAGATCTTAAACTCTCCTGAACGCGCATGTCAATTGGCTAAGCAAGCATTCGACGATGCAATAGCTGAACTTGACAGCCTGAACGAGGAATCATACAAGGACAGCACTCTTATCATGCAGCTACTTAGAGACAATCTCACCTTGTGGACTTCAGACCTCCCAGAGGAAGGAGACGAGCGAGCCAAGCGTGATGAGCCTCAGGAAGAGAACTGAAGTCCTGACTCCTCTGTGAGATGAGAAACAACTCTTGATGCAAGCCTCGTTTGCTCTagattgtgtattttttttattttgtctttgGTGATGATGTTTTCAGATCTTTGACGTTCTACACTTGAACACTGCGTATCTTATTAGTTTGCTTCTTTGTTGTTGAATTGATACACAATGCATTTTgggttaaaaaatatatatatattgaaagaaTGAAATTTGGCGTTTAATTACATATAGTCAAAATATCAACGTCATATGTATTAGATAgactttttatgttttgtttgtcaAGTCGGGCCGTTATTGGCTACTAAAATGCATACCTTTTGCTGATCCCATCACCTAAACCGGTTTATTAGACCATTTTAACGCTAAACCGTTTCACggtttcttaattttaatttattaattttttttggtctgaaaaaaaaaattgaaaagcaAACCAATCTCGGGCCGCCACGTATCGGTGGGACCAACAGTGCAAAAATCCAACCAAGATCGGTCTTTATTTCATTACTTTTGTGATcggtttttatgatttttgtggGACTCCCGGGTTAAGAAACCCCCTAATAACTCAGGATAAAGATGGTATTAATGCCTGGATATCAATCAGAATCATGAATCCGACCTTTTACACCAcccaacaaagaaaaaaaaaacggaagaactaaatgttattttcttttttaaaaaaaagttgcaCCAAGAAAACTACGTACGTACATTCAACCATAGTTCTGACTTCTGCGGCACACGAATTGCGTATGGGATGCTAATTTAGGCGCAGCACGTGAGACTTGATTAGAGTTAAGATTTAGAACATAAATATGTGAACATGTGTTTCCCGTTGTATAAATGTTAATTCACGTTTTAGTTAaggatttttttagttttttttttgtcaaatatgattttaagtTTGTGCAATTATCgatatttgaaattaacatGGTCAAAATTTCAATGTCGTTTAACATGTGATTGAACAGAAAAACTAGAGAGTTAAGAATCATGCATGAACCTCAGATTTTGTAACGCAAGGTAGATAATTATCAACtctacaagattttttttttttgataagtacgtgaatatcattaataaaaatgagatAGTTTGTACTTGTACAAAAGATGAAAACGGGAAGCAAACccaagcaaaataaaataaaatacaggGGAGAGCTAATTTTGATCCAATTGAGACTGTGGTTAGCATTTACTCATGTCACAGCCATATCCTCATGAGGTTTCTGAATTTCCTTCGATGCTTCCTTGCCAAGATAACGTTTCGGACCTGTCTGTCTATCTCTTTGAAGATTGCCTGCGGTGGTGTTGATGATCCATTGTGAAGTCTTTGATTTCTCTCACGCCAGATCCTGTATATGATTGCTTGAACTGTGATCTTCCGTAGAATTGGAGGACAGTGGCTGACCCTCAGATCGATCCATGTAAGAAGAGCATCCCATGTGTGGAACAGAACAGGCATGTACCTCAATCTCTTAATTGCTATCTTCCATATCTCCTCAGCATAAGCACACCTAAGAAATAAGTGATCCCTTGTTTCTTGGTAGTGATTACATATACAGCAACAAGTAACAATCTACATCCCCCATGAAGCAAGGCGCGATCTCGTAGGAAGCCGGTTCAAATGCGCTACCCACATCATGAAAGCTTGGCTTGGAATGTAACCTTTAAACCAAACTTTATCCGCCCAATCCTGTTTTTGCCCTCGGGGCCTCAAAGATTCCCATGTGAGTTTTGCTGAGAAGGAATCCAGCTCCATATCATTAACCTTCCATATGTAAGTATCATGGGTAGATGAAAGAGATGGAAGGGGAAATGAGCATAGCATAATTTGAAACTCCTTTGTTTTCTGAAATCTAGCTGGTCGTAATAGCCAGCCATCATCTGAGCAAGCACCTGCAACGAAGGACGTCAACTGGATTCCGGTTTGTGTAGGACCAGAGGGACCGAAGTATGTAATCAGGGGACCAAGCTGAGACCAGTGGTCGAACCAAAAGCTAGCTTGACAACCATTTCCCAGCCTACATCTAATGAATCTCTCAGCTAAAGGCCACAGTTTAAGAAGCGCTTTCCACGTCCAAGAACCAGCCTTGTTCTCATCCAAACACCAAAACGAAGAGTCTTTAATGCGATTCGCCTTTACCCATAAGACCCAGAGAGAATCAGAGTCGCAGAAGACTAGCCAGATGAGCTTTAGGCAAAGAGTTTTGTTTCAAATGCTGAGGTTTCTAAAGCCAAGACCTCCTTCGTGTTTAGGAAGGCAAGTTAGAGACCATGATACCTTAGCTGCAGCTCTTGAGGTGATGTTTCCATTCCAAAGAAACCTTGAGCAGAGTGATTCAATCATCTTGATACACCCCTTTGGAAGGATGAATGATGAAAACCAGAAGTTGATGGTGCTATAAATCACAGAAGAGAGTAATACTGATCTTCCTGCATATGAGAGAGCCCTGAGGGACCAAGATGAAAATCTGCGCTTTAGCTGATCTATCAAAGGTCTGTAATCATAGATTCTTAATTTACGGTGCATCAAAGGCAAGCCAAGATACCGAACAGACAGTGATCCAAGGAAGAAGGCAAGACCCGAGATGTCATCAGTTTCAATCTGATTCAGACCTGAAATAAAAAGTTCAGTCTTGCTTCTGTTCATTGTGAGACCTGACCACACTGAGAAGGTGTCTAGAGTATCAGCAATGTTCTGCAAGAATTCTTTTTCACCATCAAAGAAGATCATGAGATCATCAGCGAAAGCTAGGTGAGTGATTAGCGGATTAGATGCCATAGGATGGAGACCAATACGCTCATTTCTGTAGTTTTCATTCAAAAGTTGAGACAGAACTTCCATAACCAGGACAAAAAGATAGGGAGAGAGTGGGTCACCCTGTCTAAGACCTTTAGTTCCACTGAAATAGCCACACATTTCTCCATTGATCGCAACCAAAAATTTTGTTGTGGTTATACACTGTCGAATAAGGTTCATAAAGGACTCAGGGAATTCTAGTGCACGCATAATCTTAAAGATGAAGTTCCATTCTAAAGAATcaaatgtcttcttcaaatcAACCTTGAGCATGGATCTTTTGGTGATGTTCTTCCCGTTATAACCACTTATCAACTCAGTAGCCATAAGCACATTTTCAACCATTAAACGACCTGGTATGAAAGCAGATTGGGTATTGAATATGATTTGTGGCAGAACCTGCTTTAACCGAGAAGCAAGGAGCTTGGAGATGACTTTGTAAGTGGTGTTGCAGAAGGATATGGGCCTGAAGTCAGAGATTGATGTCGCGTTCATCTTCTTAGGGATAAGAGTCAGGacagttgcattccactgtttgAGAAGAGATCCAGACTGAAAAAATTCGGAGACAGCATTTATCATATCCAATCCAATTGCTTTCCAGTGGGCAGTGAAGAATTCAGCTGGATAACCATCTGGTCCAGGAGCTTTCCCTTtgggaagagagaagaaagcaTTTCTGATATCAACAGCAGAGTATGGCGCATCCAGCTGATGAACCATAGAGGCTGAGCACCGGAAGGGAAGCAGAGTAGCAATATCTTCCTCGGAAACTGAAGAGGGGGTAACAGTCCCTCCTAGAAGGCGCTGATAAAAATGCAGAACATGCTCCTGGATTCCCTCCTTTGAGTCAATGATGGCATCATTTTCGTCAATAAGAAAGATAGTCTGGTTGATAGCTTGACGGGACTTGAGGGACCGGTGATAGTAAGTTGAGTTTGAATCACCAACGTCTATCCATTTAACTCTTGATTTTTGATAGAGATAAGATTCTTCTGCCTTGGCAAGAGTGTACCAGCTGGAGTGAGCTGCACGTTCCTTTTGAGCAATCTCAGGTGATGGAGAGACTAGGAGTTCTCGTTGGCAGGCAAGAAGGTGATCAAAAGACTCTGAAACTCTCTGTTCTATCCCAGAGAAGTTATTACGACTGAATTCATGGATTATACTCTTGAGGTGCTTGAGCTTCTTTGAGACAGAAAGCATTTTGGAGCCTGCAAACCTAAGAGAATTCCAGCACTCAGAGATCAGCAAATTAAAATTCGGGTGATCATTTAGCAATATGAAGAACTTGAAAGgcgattttattttttgtttccctGAGTCCAGAAAATGCAGCACGGGCTGTGGTCTGAGATACCGGGTTCGCCAAAGACACCAAGAGCGTTTGGAAACAGCTCAAGCCACTTATCATTTATCATAATTCTGTCTAACTTTTTGGAAATAATACCAGAGCCTTGACTGTTAGACCATGTGAAAGGCGCACCACAGAACCGGAGATCTTGAAGACCAACATCAATCGCACATTGAGAGAACTCATGGAGACCACGATTGGACGAGAATTGGTCGGCATTGGAAGCTTCAGAGGCAGATAGAGTTTGATTAAAATCCCCTAGGACAGACCAAGGCCTATCAATGAGATAGGGAGACGAGGCTAGGAAGACCAAATCCGACCAGAGTTGAGTAATGGTCCTTCTGTGATATGATCCATAAACAAAcgtaaccacaaactcataggaCACAAAAGGAAGCTTAACCAGGCACGAAACAGACTGGAGAGAATTGTGAAATACTGAAACAGAAACTAAAGGATGCCAAAGGAGCCAGATCCTTCCTAAT
Protein-coding regions in this window:
- the LOC125585014 gene encoding 14-3-3-like protein GF14 epsilon encodes the protein MKGDYYRYLAEFSSGAERKEAADQSIEAYKAAVAAAETGLAPTHPVRLGLALNFSVFYYEILNSPERACQLAKQAFDDAIAELDSLNEESYKDSTLIMQLLRDNLTLWTSDLPEEGDERAKRDEPQEEN